Proteins encoded in a region of the Pseudomonadota bacterium genome:
- a CDS encoding sterol desaturase family protein, producing MDINVYAVVTPFVLLLILAEIAWCVWKKNGYYEFQDSIASL from the coding sequence ATGGACATCAACGTCTACGCCGTCGTGACGCCGTTCGTGCTGTTGCTCATCCTCGCGGAGATCGCGTGGTGCGTCTGGAAGAAGAACGGGTACTACGAGTTCCAGGACTCCATCGCGAGCCT